A part of Octopus sinensis linkage group LG7, ASM634580v1, whole genome shotgun sequence genomic DNA contains:
- the LOC115214203 gene encoding DNA-directed RNA polymerase III subunit RPC6: MAEEETIVKKEPVEAVDLETRILELCKQNPDGVDDSAILVDMPQFDANQRVQAINRLLSTAKIDLLKSGNKLVYKLKDPSSASVVKGSDNQEKVVYQIIKEAGNRGIWIRDIRYQSNLLLTQVNKILKNLESKKLIKAVKSVAASKKKVYMLYELEPDRSVTGGAWYSDQDFESEFVEVLNQQCFKYLNEKAANARETLSTPIMQRNASFASSTDVWKYISELGISKVKLAVEDIETILDTLIYDGKVERSIVAGPCSSSGASGSITKLYRAIKPLIQPTGLTRMPCGTCPVFHLCSEDGVISPTSCIYMKEWLDY, encoded by the coding sequence ATGGCCGAAGAAGAGACGATTGTGAAGAAGGAACCTGTTGAAGCGGTTGATTTGGAAACCAGGATTTTGGAATTATGTAAACAAAACCCTGATGGAGTAGATGACAGTGCTATTCTTGTGGATATGCCCCAGTTTGATGCTAACCAGAGGGTGCAAGCTATTAACCGGCTCCTCTCCACAGCCAAGATAGACTTGCTGAAAAGTGGTAACAAGTTGGTTTACAAATTAAAGGACCCTTCGTCGGCCAGTGTTGTGAAGGGCTCTGATAACCAGGAGAAAGTTGTTTACCAAATCATCAAGGAAGCCGGTAACCGAGGGATATGGATTCGTGACATTCGCTATCAAAGTAATTTATTACTGACTCAAGtcaacaaaatattaaagaaCTTGGAAAGCAAGAAACTTATCAAAGCCGTGAAGTCGGTGGCTGCTTCTAAAAAGAAAGTTTATATGCTTTATGAATTGGAACCGGACCGATCGGTAACGGGAGGAGCGTGGTACAGCGATCAAGATTTTGAATCGGAATTCGTCGAAGTACTCAACCAACAGTGCTTTAAATACCTGAACGAGAAAGCTGCAAATGCACGCGAAACTCTTTCAACACCGATCATGCAGAGAAATGCATCGTTCGCTTCTTCGACGGACGTCTGGAAATATATATCGGAACTTGGTATAAGTAAAGTGAAGCTTGCTGTTGAGGACATAGAAACTATTTTGGATACTTTAATTTATGATGGTAAGGTGGAACGTTCCATAGTTGCCGGACCGTGTTCTTCCAGCGGCGCATCTGGAAGTATCACAAAACTATATCGAGCTATCAAGCCATTGATACAGCCGACCGGATTAACAAGAATGCCGTGCGGTACCTGTCCAGTTTTTCACCTTTGTTCAGAGGACGGGGTCATCTCGCCgacttcatgtatatacatgaaagaaTGGCTTGACTATTAA